The window GGTCACGCTGCTGGGACCTTCGTAACAGAGCAAACATCAATatttgccaccaccacccacaggaGGCTACGCACTTCACCAGGCGCTTACTCCCTCCTGACGGGTGAAGCGTATCCCGCCACGAATTAATTAATGGATGGGTGAATTTTCCAGCCGTCTTCACTGGAGCGCGTATTTAGAAATCCCTTGTTCTTTCAAAAACTATTTTTAAATGTCTCGCAGATGATGTGTGTCCTCTTGagtcttttgtttttctagtgAATGCTGCAGCTATAGCTAATGAAATATGTAAACGCTTCTTAAAACTTAACTTTTAAATTTTTAAGAGCATTTTAAAACTCCTTCGTTTTCGTTTCAAAAGCCACACAGTTGTCTTCATGGGTATTTCCTCTTTAGTGCTGCAACTATAgttaaaaacacaagaaagctACTTGTTGTTCATCTTTGCGTCCTTTCCCAGATTTGtttgaatgatgaaaaaaaatgtagtgatCCTATTATGACTATATTACTGTCGTGTTTCCAGATACCTTTCATATGTGGCAGTTTCTTTTCCATAACGATCTGAAATGCTACAGCCACAATCAATTCAGTCGTGCTTGGTTTGTGCTCAGTTGTCTGCACCCAGCACTTCCTCATACATTTTCTTGTTAATCTTATCTGGACAGCACATCGCAGTATGGATATTAGtgttatcagtctctctctctctctctctctctctctctctctctctctctctctctctctctctctctctctctctctctctctctctctctctctctctctctctctctctctctctctctctcgtttttcaaGTTCACGTTCGTAATGATGTTATTGCCACTACTGCTGtcgtcactgctgctgctgcagattatgaggatgatgatgttcacgttgttgttgttgctgctgttcacGTTGTTAATGTTATTACATAACGAGAGAAAGTCACACGAAGATGTTATGCCCACATGTGGCAGACTCTTTATGAAACTGGCCTACTTATTATGTCCACTAGTTATATTCATTCACAATTTTATTTAATCTTCCTTTAAGTTCCTTGACGACTAGGCACTAGCAGTTTGTTTactgtctgttttatttatctattaccaATTTCTTTGAGAAGCaatttatttctatctcttttctatctcaCTTTATCAAGCCTGGACCTGTTATTTCTTGCCTATCCTGCATTACTGATATTGAGGATTTGCTTTTGTTGCCGCATGCACCAGTAGTGGTGTTGCTCCCGCCTTGTTATCAATACACAGCATCTAATCTTGCACCTAATTTTTTTCCTACTACTCCCTCTATTGCCACCATTACCATAGCCGTTACTAGTATTATATTCGTATTGCTATTGCAATATTCATTACTAAGGCACAGGActtactttcccttctttactgtttttactattatcgctactattaccaccactgtcactgccgctgctgctactgatgacGCTGCGACTGCTGTACGATCTCGATCCCCAAGTACACGATTCGCAGACTACCAGACAAGTGTCATTAGTTGAGCAACGCCACTATAGACTTGTAACAATTAGTGAGAATATTGACACGaacgtttttgtttttgttgttcttattgttgttcatGAAGTCCATATCTATTTTGCTGATGTtcattgtgtttgttgtttatggttcatttatttgtttatgttgaggtttattgttgttgattttgtggtTGTCGTTTGTTGTTCAAATTGCAGATTTAAAGGAAACACGTTTACTTTGAATTCAGTGTTTATTCCAGTGATAACGCAAGATACACATCAGCAGTGTAGGCTGCAGTCAGGCGACGGTGTCCGTGGTGTTGGTAGCGGTGTAACCCATGATCTGCGGTGCGGAGTATGGACATTTCGAGAAGAGCTCCTTGCAGGGGTTGCCATGTTGCCCGTGCCACACAGCCTTGTCGTATCGTCCGTAGTAACTTTTCTCATCACTCTCGTCGCGGCCTCTGTgcaaaatggaaaattttgaagtACATTCATGTTAGAATTGGGAACCTGaacattgctatcattattatttgtggCGGCAGCGTTACTGTGAAGAAAGATTCGGAAGACATGAGCAAATCTTCATTTAACTTTCATCCTGAATTGTGCGAAATTGTAcgatttttacttatttccttatCGATCTATGAATTTATTGATTTTCGTCAAGCTGTTCAGCAGCCGATCTGGTTAGAACATTTTTTAGGATTCTGGTGGTCATTCAGcgcgctaaaaaaaaaaaaaaaaaaaaaaaatagaaaaattagacaaacttttttttcgcaACTTCTCCCCTTTGTTCTCCcttgctccttccctccctccctctcttccttgcaAGAAGTGAAGGtccatcaaaataaataaaaccgcaTCAAAGATCTAGCACCTTGTCAGCGTCTCCTTCTTAAGCTCACCTGTACGGCAGAAGAATGAGGGTCTCGTCTCCTGTCAGGTAGTTGGGATCCTTCTGTGCCAACTCACACACCAGCCGCAGTCCGCACTGGTCCTTGTCCTGTGAGGCGAactggggagagaggagacacgTGCTATGCTTGTTGCCTCGATTGGCTGGACGCTGTATATCCCTATAAGACCTTCTGGCCTAAATAACATGACAAATGGCTGCGTCATTCAAGTAAATATATAGGATGTAAAATGTGGTTATTGTCATTTGTTAACTCCGTATATCGATAGTTTATCATTGTGTCTAGGAACAAGGAATGCTAATTATTACAACAGAATAATTAGAAAACAACAAATCCTCTGTTATAACTACGTAGAAACTATATACACTTTGTAATAATTGGCTAGAAAGGAATTGTGAAGAAACAATATGAATAGACCTTGCCAAAATCTTCACAAAGACAGAGAactaagagcaacaaaaactatATTCCGATATTCTATTGCCAATCAAAGCAAAAGACCACAAGGCCTTACCTTCATAAACATGTCTTCAatgacctccctttccatcACTTCGTCTAGACTCCTCCGCCGCCTGCCGTAATAGCCGCCTCCGCACCACCCACACCCTCCTCCACACCCCCCACATCCTGAACCGCAGCCGCCGCAGCCGCCATGATGGTAGCCGTGATGGCGTCCCGCTAGATACCCCTTGGTcgataaaaacagaaagaaaagaatcattCATGTTTACTTCTAGATTTACAAGTGCGGATTCTATGCTCGTATTTTTAACTTGTTCACACATAACAAGTGTTTCGCACTTCATCGCTCACCCCTATGAAACCCAAAGCCGCCGCTGCAAAGCGACCGCGGCGACAGCAACCGTGTGGGGCCGCGGCTGCCTCGGTGGTGGGCGGCTGCATCATGCCCGCGccgagcagcagcaccaccatcgccacgACCCACGCACCTCCCGCTGATGCCACACCTAGCCTCATTTTctggcgaggaggaagagaaaagaatgacgaGATCGTATTGTTTTCTGCAGTTATGACGGCGCCTTATGACCATGCTGTTGCGGTACTTTATACCttccacacttcacacacacacacacacacacacacacacacacacacacacacacacacacacacacatgcaaagaagaacaggaaggggcaccgtgtgaaggatattggaaaatagttttccacatagaaagatggaaaaatggaatgcattgagtgatgttgttacagcacataatgtgcatagctttaaagaaaaaaatagattaatggaGATATGGGgacagccccgccccgccctatgagccccgctcgaacactgtacaatacaactagataaatacaactaggaaAATACACACGCACCGTGTTCGCGGTAGTAGGGAACAAGTTAGCTTGTTCCAATGCCCCTCACCTCGTTGCGCGTCACAATGTCCTTTGAGGGCTAGGACTTGTGCACGGCGAGTATATATGTCCTGTCCTGTGCGTGGGAGGAGCGCGGCCCGGGGTGGGAAGGACAGTGATGGTTACCGGGGACTGGTTAGGGAAGGGTATgtaagtactgtgtgtgtgtgtgtgtgtgtgtgtgtgtgtgtgtgtgtgtgtgtgtgtgtgcgtgtgtgcgtgtgcgtgtgcgcgcgcgcgtgtgtgtgtgggaggattctctctctctctctctctctctctctctctctctctctctctctctctctctctctctctctctctcacacacatgttCATCTGCAATATGATAAATCTATTTTCATAAATCATGAAGCAGGAAATTTCAAAATCTGAATCATGTTGGCAattcaaaagaaaattataagttGATACACATGCCAGCAAGCTATGACGATCCAGTGCCTAAAGGAAGTGTGTACGAAGTCTAGCACGCATGGAAATATTAAAAATTGTATCTATAGCACTATACATTTACGATGAATAGCATGATGCGCAAGAGGAAGAAGCTTACTACAGGCTTATGAAAAATACGACAAAAATATTCCAAGTTTGCAAacgtgtaagaaaaaaaaattgtaaacagTGAAAACCAACAATAGTTTTTATCGCCccgtcttttccttttttctttattttccttatttttttcctcttttacttttcctatccattttcttctatctccatgtcgccatgatacccaggttctaggtggttacacccaagatgagcttgggtggtgatatgggccctaatataggtaccactataaccactataaataaaattgcctgcaccactaatgggcggaagctgaacagcgcttcctacacgCTCTTCAAGcgagcctacaggcgctataggcctcgacgtaaaaaaataaataaatgaatacttgTTACTATcccatccattttctttagtcctgcctcttgcttttcttccttggaGATAAATGAATGCTGTAGAATGTTTTCTTACTCACATGGCTCTTGTTTGCCTTTGTTCCTTCTGAATCTTCCGTCACGATGTGTTAAGATCCCAAGGCGGTCCAAGAGATGCCACTTTCATTAATGGATCGAGAATTACTAGCAAACGAATATTACCCTGGTTTCAGTGGCTTGCTGCCTTCTGAATATACTAATATTCCTGAGAAGTGGCCGTCAGCAGGTGCGAGCATTGATCCTCACCTTGCAAGGAATTGCCATTGTTtattaaaaagaagtaatgaAGTAGGTACAACTATACTGTATCCATGGACACGTAATAATGGAGTTGCTTTTCCGGTGCGTGTGGACGGATATAACTGGCGATGTCAATTGAATAtgaatttttattacttttctcttcaaactataaaacaaaataagaacagtTCCAGAGTGAAATTCAAAGACAGTATATTAGTAAACTTTCAACATTTGTATGAACATGGAAATTGTAGTAACATTACGTATGTGTAGAGACAAAACTAAGGGTGAGATGGATTAGCTTACTTAGCTCAAGTTTCCTATTGGATACATCACGATCATTAGTTCATAGGCTTAGCTGCCAGATGTCCATATTGTTAATTGTTTCTCAGGAATGTCGTCAGTTTTAACAATCAGTATTTgtccttttttccctatttttaagTTGAGGCAGTATTTCAATGAAGTTTTCATTGCCCGTTGTATATGATAACGATATCGCTTTAAGAATAAATCTACCGAGTAAACACTTCAAGATTTAGAAATTCATATAACAAAACAGAATGAATGATAACGGTAGTGATTGTGTGAGTTGTGGCAGACCATAAGTCTGATCGAAGAAAAATTCTGATAAAAAGCATCGATTCACAAAAGTAGTAGCTACTGTATATGtagtaggtacacacacacacacacacacacacacgcacacacaaacacgcacacacaaacacgcacacacacacacacacacacacacacacacacacacacacacacacacacacacgcacacacacacacacacacacacacacacacacacacacacacacacacacacacacacacacacacacacgcacacacacacatagttaggttaaacatttttagttcattgtgttaatgtccccccccttgtacattttcagtgtaattttttacattgccaaactaataaaccatatattattatcattattattattacacacacacgcgcacacacacacacacacacacacacacacacacacacacacacacacacacacacacacacacacacacacacacacacacacacacacacacacacacgtatacgggcgcgcgcacacacacacacacacacacacacacacacacacacacacacacacacacacctgcgcaaGAACaggcatgcacgcacgcacgcacgcaaaagtaaacacacacacacacacacacacaggcacatgcACACaggcacatgcacacgcacacaggcacatgcacacgcacacgcagacacgcacgcacgcacacacgcacacgtgtTTTTCAATTAAAACACAATCAAACTTATCGATATATTAGTTTCATATAATTATGTATATCACATACTAAGTACAGCAAGAAATGGTACATTAATAACAAGACACGTATTCATTAATgggtaatgaataaaaatataaagtattATAGCTATAAGCACAATGAAAACGTAGtaaaaatgtcaacaaaattATGTCTTCAGACGAGGGAGAACACCACCTGGTCTACTTATTCGTTGTACCTTATCTATTCGCATGTTTCTCGCagctttcatgttttttttttttttttttttttttagcattcttTACACTGGCAAAAGAATGTTCACCAACAAGAAATATCAACGAGT is drawn from Portunus trituberculatus isolate SZX2019 chromosome 44, ASM1759143v1, whole genome shotgun sequence and contains these coding sequences:
- the LOC123518523 gene encoding uncharacterized protein LOC123518523 codes for the protein MRLGVASAGGAWVVAMVVLLLGAGMMQPPTTEAAAAPHGCCRRGRFAAAALGFIGGYLAGRHHGYHHGGCGGCGSGCGGCGGGCGWCGGGYYGRRRRSLDEVMEREVIEDMFMKFASQDKDQCGLRLVCELAQKDPNYLTGDETLILLPYRGRDESDEKSYYGRYDKAVWHGQHGNPCKELFSKCPYSAPQIMGYTATNTTDTVA